A window from Neorhizobium sp. NCHU2750 encodes these proteins:
- a CDS encoding LacI family DNA-binding transcriptional regulator, with amino-acid sequence MGMEGKRRSRVTLLDVARHAGISRATASLVIRKSPLVGAETRARVEASMHELGYVYNLGAARLRADRSLTIGVVIPNLTNPFFIQLLAGIETVIDSAGMVVLLVNSNDVLPRQEALLTRMREQGVDGIILCPAAGTDPDLVTRMAEWNMPVVQVLRHVSDECDYAGVDYALGMRQAVDHLAELGHRDIAFAVHGPVHSAYQERVDGFRQAMEAHGFASDRITRVPHQISAIARSAELFSSGLAKPSAVVCFNDVVALGLSAGLYDLGLRIGQDFSLVGFDDVADAEAMRPRLTSVATFPEAIGEGAAGLLLDRLTNPDLEPRRLVKAAQLHIRQSCTAYV; translated from the coding sequence ATGGGAATGGAAGGCAAGAGAAGAAGCCGTGTCACGTTGCTGGATGTGGCCCGGCACGCGGGCATTTCCCGCGCGACCGCGTCGCTGGTGATCCGCAAAAGCCCGCTTGTGGGTGCCGAGACGCGCGCACGGGTCGAAGCATCGATGCACGAACTCGGCTATGTCTATAACCTGGGCGCCGCGCGTCTCAGGGCAGATCGAAGCCTCACCATCGGCGTCGTCATTCCCAATCTGACCAATCCTTTTTTCATCCAGTTACTGGCCGGCATCGAGACGGTGATCGATTCTGCCGGCATGGTGGTCCTTCTCGTCAATAGCAATGACGTCCTGCCGCGGCAGGAAGCATTACTGACCCGAATGCGTGAACAGGGGGTCGACGGTATCATCCTTTGCCCAGCCGCGGGCACGGATCCGGATCTCGTCACCCGAATGGCAGAATGGAACATGCCGGTCGTCCAGGTGCTGAGGCATGTTTCGGACGAATGCGATTACGCCGGTGTCGATTATGCTCTCGGCATGCGTCAGGCGGTTGACCATCTCGCCGAACTTGGCCACCGGGATATTGCATTTGCCGTGCACGGGCCTGTCCATTCCGCCTATCAGGAACGGGTGGATGGTTTTCGGCAGGCGATGGAGGCGCACGGATTCGCCTCGGACAGGATCACGCGCGTACCGCATCAGATATCCGCGATCGCCCGTTCCGCCGAGCTTTTTTCGTCTGGTCTTGCCAAGCCCAGCGCCGTCGTGTGCTTCAACGATGTGGTGGCGCTTGGCCTGTCGGCCGGGCTTTACGACCTCGGCCTTCGCATCGGTCAGGACTTCTCGTTGGTCGGGTTCGATGATGTGGCCGACGCCGAGGCCATGCGGCCGCGCCTGACATCTGTTGCGACGTTTCCGGAGGCGATCGGCGAGGGGGCGGCAGGTCTTCTGCTTGATCGCCTGACCAATCCCGACCTGGAACCTCGCAGACTTGTGAAGGCAGCG